tctttttcccttaGTCAGGTATTTTTCCATCgagtttttcttgacaaggtttttaatgaggtagTCCCCAaagatattgtactctttttccttcactaaagcTTTTTTCCATTGAGTTTTTCTTTAGTAAAATTTTAACGAGgtataatcctaaatggtcattTAATGaagagtgttgtgataagaatgAATAAGGTAGATGTCCATTAATAATATGGGTGGTTCAATTTTTCTATGGTAGAATACTCATGTTACCAAAAGAATTTACATTtaataaagattaaaaataaaaaacttatacatatataaagagaggTATGATACGAGGCaattaacaaatatatatatatatatataatattagtaaatatatgaatcacttttattataatattacaGTAATATAATGATATTGGTAAATATTAATACGaatcttttatttacatttttttattttatatctatttgcTCTtccttatatatttattttacaacctTCCTTACATTATTACGTACTGCAAATttaccttttaaaaaaaaaaaaaataagaccactattttttaagaactaatataatttattaaattaaaatgataaaattatgaatatttttaatcacattttGATTTTACTAAATTGTAATAATTTGAGAAAAGCAAAGCAATTGAAAATCGAAATGCTCCTTCGGCTTCGAATTGGGGTTTAAGCTTTCTTTGTAAACTTCTGGCGTTGGCTTTCTACGTTTCTATGGCTTCAACATTtgtctctctttcttcttccatAGCCTGCTCTCCAATTCCCCATGCCAAATCCAACCCTATTTTTCAGGTAACTCGTTGCTCAACCTCATTGAAGGAAGTTGAATTCCCTTCTTTATCAGAAACATCGTTTTCTGATGGTAAGAGGAATAAACCAATCAGAGGCaagaagaacaagaataagAACAACGATAAGGCCTTGGTCCACACACTCGCTGAAACCTTTACATATTGCATTCATAAGAAGCAGTGGCTTAAAGCACTTGAGGTCATTCTCGTCATTACACTCCTGTGTTGTGTATCCTTTGAAAACTTACCCCTTTTATTGTTATGGATAATTGACTGTTATGGAATGTTATTTTGTTGCGTTTATTTCATTAGCTGGTCTCTATTATTGCGAAATTCTTGTGTAATCTTTAGCAGTAGCACTGTAATCACTAGAATTAGATGCCGTTGAGTTAAATCTAACCTACAAATCTACAATATTAACAGAATTAAGATCACATTTCTAGTTAGAAGTTATGATTGGAGTGcgtaattttatttctttgtaaaatttaattttcgtttcttgtttgtgtattttttttttcttaaaaaaaatataagtcgTATGCAATGTTAGTTTAAAAACGTTTTTTGTgtaaaaggtccaaatgagtaTCAATGTGAAATGGATGTGTTCAAATAATAACTTACGGACTCATATTATGTAATGTAAGAATGATTGATAGATAGAATAAGATTCGTATGAGTATTACTTACTAATTAATTTCGGTCTGCAGTTCTTTGATATTCTTAGAGAACAACCTTATTATGAACCCAAAGAAGTGACGTATGTGAAACTCATTGTGTTGCTCGGAAAATCTGGCCAACCCCATTGTGCACATCAGCTTTTCGATACTATAAAAGAGGATGGATGTGAAACTACTGGACTTTATACTGCCTTAATTGCAGCGTATTGTCGGAACTACCTGATTGATGAGGCATTTCTTGTTCTTGACAAGATGAAGAACCTCCCTCACTGCCATCCTGATGTTTCCACTTACAGTACCCTAATAAAAGCATGTGTAAATGCTCTGAAATTCGAATTAGTTGGGTTTCTGTCTGAAGATATGGCCGAAAGATCGATCATGCTGAACACTGTCACTCAGAATATTGTCCTTAACAGTTATGCTAATGCTGCGATGTTTGATCAGATAGAAAAACTGTTGTCATTTATGATGGAGAGCGCTGCATGCAAGCCTGATGTATTTACAATGAACACGGTTATTGGTGCCTTTGGTAAACGGGGTGAGATTGTTATGATGGAGAAATGGTATGAAAGGTTATGTAACTTTGGAGTACAACCGGAAACatatacttttaatattttgattgGAGCTTATGGAAAGAAAAGAATGTATGATAAGATGTCATCTGTTATGCAGCAAATGCGCAAGTTACAATGTCAGTGGACAGTTGCAACTTATAACAATGTGATCGAAGCATTTGCGGATGTCGGTGATGTTAAAAGCATGGAACATACATTTGATCAGATGCATGAAGAGGGTATCAAACCTGATACTAAGACTTTCTGCTGCCTTATCACGGGTTATGCCAACGCGGGTATTTTCTATAAAGCAGTTAGCAGTGTTCGTTTGGCTGGGAGGTTTCGGATACCGGAGAATACTTCTTTTTATAATGCTGTCATATTTGCATGCTCAAAGGCTGAGGATTTGATGGAAATGGAAAGGGTTTTCAACCgtatgaaagaaaaacaatgccAACCAGATGACACAACTTACTCTGTAATGGCTGAGGCATATAGTAAACAAGGAATGAATGACAAGATCTACTATTTGGAGCAGGAAAAGATGAGGACGTTAATTGATGACAAAATTAAGTAAGCCTGATGATGAAGTGGTTGATTGATATGTGGTCTAGAAATGAGTGTGTTAATCCATCTTTCTGGTGCAACTGTATTTTTTTCCCGTTTTGTGGAAGAAACAAATGATCAACTTGGTAGGCAAGCTTCCTTTCACATGATGAACGATCGCAACTTCTGCTCAAACCCAGTTCCAAATCCTACCACCATTTTTATCTCCAACTACCATCATCACTGtgccatcatcatcaccatacCACCATTTTCATCTTCAACTACCATTATCAATGccgccatcatcatcattaacaCCACCACTGTCATCATTATAACATAATTGAATACATAACACTTCAACATTATATCTTTGTACACGAACTTCGCGTTGCTCACGAGGGAAATGAACATTATTCCACAATGCACATCCAAAGTCCAAACCTCTTTGATTCATTCACACCAGGTAAAgaaaatccaaacacacaccaaacaCATATGTGTGTTTGTGCTAACGTTTGTTAATATGATTTATGTTCTGTAATTCTATACCAAAATCGATtttgacaaaataaatattatttgagtaatattagttaaaattacttttagatagataattattaaaaaggatatgacattaaattataatgttatttttttatgcatgtttgaatttttttgatattttttctgatatattttatatataatatttttttagtactattcgtatttttttagtatactataattttttactattattattatatttatgattaatttttttatttaatttactttacctaataaaatcaataaataatagaaaagagaatttatataaaaaaattataaataaaataataacatatataaaagataaagctggtaaaaagaaaataaatgttTAAATTAATGATTGAACACTGTTGGTGAAACATAGAAGCATGGTTGTTTCCTGAAAACGTAGTTTTAACTACAAAATCACTTCTACTTTcatagagagaaaaaataatcaaactaaaacttaaaattcaaaaaaacttGAACgtagttttttcttttcaaacacCAACACAAACGCACTcttgttagttaatattttcTCCTTTCTCTTGCTTCCAAATCTAGACATTTTAACATAGATCAAAATTGTTTAACCCACTTTGACTTGTGCTCTTAATTCTTGTTTCTAGGTTTGATAAGGTACACCGTAAGATTTGAGGGTCTAAACTAATCACCAACCTAAGAACCATTGAATCTGGACAATGCTTCATTGCTATGGAAATTAAACCCTAGTGATCTCAATGCATTAAAATGAATGGAAtgttgaaaatgaaaatggggCAAATTTGTGGGTGAATTAATGAGACTTGAGTTTGAGTTGATAATGTTATACGAAGTTACGAACTCAAACATGTTATGTTCGATTTGAGACTTCCCAATTGGAGAAATGTTGCTTCCATCAAAGATGTTATGTTCGGCTTAGGACTTCTCAACTAATAttaacgttttttttttactgatttaaactaaaaaaacttAATAATATGTTTGTATTATCTCaacattatttatataaatatccTGTTTTTCATATAAGTTAATCGCAATGGGATCTCAATATTTACTAAATAACAAGTAAATCGTATTAGTGGTAGTTGATTTAACACATTTGAAA
The genomic region above belongs to Arachis duranensis cultivar V14167 chromosome 3, aradu.V14167.gnm2.J7QH, whole genome shotgun sequence and contains:
- the LOC107479398 gene encoding pentatricopeptide repeat-containing protein At3g06430, chloroplastic-like — protein: MASTFVSLSSSIACSPIPHAKSNPIFQVTRCSTSLKEVEFPSLSETSFSDGKRNKPIRGKKNKNKNNDKALVHTLAETFTYCIHKKQWLKALEFFDILREQPYYEPKEVTYVKLIVLLGKSGQPHCAHQLFDTIKEDGCETTGLYTALIAAYCRNYLIDEAFLVLDKMKNLPHCHPDVSTYSTLIKACVNALKFELVGFLSEDMAERSIMLNTVTQNIVLNSYANAAMFDQIEKLLSFMMESAACKPDVFTMNTVIGAFGKRGEIVMMEKWYERLCNFGVQPETYTFNILIGAYGKKRMYDKMSSVMQQMRKLQCQWTVATYNNVIEAFADVGDVKSMEHTFDQMHEEGIKPDTKTFCCLITGYANAGIFYKAVSSVRLAGRFRIPENTSFYNAVIFACSKAEDLMEMERVFNRMKEKQCQPDDTTYSVMAEAYSKQGMNDKIYYLEQEKMRTLIDDKIK